In the Fibrobacter sp. UWB5 genome, one interval contains:
- a CDS encoding deaminase: MNKSESRSKLRDEVYTQMMCAQARLSKDQNTQMGAVLVSADGRVISTGYNGAPAGFDDETVPYTREKQLLAYDLLDADSGELLSHHEFEANKYPFMVHAEINALHYARGKVPPGSKLYVIGFPCERCALDVSLSGVAEVFVTKDDYDPKSTLNNSRDTAYYMFAQAGIIVTLCGKRIRPVVSKPKK, translated from the coding sequence GAAGTCTATACCCAGATGATGTGCGCGCAGGCGCGCCTCAGTAAAGATCAGAATACCCAGATGGGTGCCGTGCTTGTGTCGGCCGACGGTCGTGTAATCAGTACCGGCTACAACGGCGCTCCGGCTGGCTTTGATGACGAGACGGTGCCGTACACCCGCGAAAAGCAGTTGCTGGCTTACGATTTGTTGGATGCCGATTCGGGCGAGCTGTTGAGCCACCACGAGTTCGAGGCGAACAAGTACCCGTTCATGGTACATGCCGAAATCAACGCGCTGCACTATGCCCGCGGCAAGGTTCCTCCGGGATCCAAACTCTACGTGATCGGTTTCCCGTGTGAACGTTGCGCCCTGGACGTGAGCCTTTCGGGCGTTGCCGAAGTGTTCGTGACCAAGGACGATTACGACCCGAAGTCTACGCTGAACAACAGCCGCGACACGGCTTACTACATGTTTGCGCAGGCGGGAATTATCGTGACTCTGTGTGGCAAGCGCATTCGTCCGGTGGTTTCGAAGCCGAAAAAGTAG